A DNA window from Opitutales bacterium contains the following coding sequences:
- the zwf gene encoding glucose-6-phosphate dehydrogenase gives MSSDQRHPFLQGLSKHRGAPPTVLVIFGASGDLTKRKLVPALYNLAVDNLLPAEFSLIGFGRKPMPDEEFKATAEEAIQTFSRRPLNDEIWAKIKKNTGYHAGGYDELAAFESLKERIDGIREQMGREIQVVFYISTPPTVFVPIIQCLGKSGLSRINIDTDLESKVVIEKPFGRDLESALNLNHVISGEFNESQVYRIDHYLGKETVQDLLVQRFANAIFEPIWNREYVKSVQITVAESLPVGSRGGYYDTSGALRDMIQNHTMQLLALTAMEPPVSLDPESIRDEKVKVLKAIQPLDMRVDGGDVVRARYSEGLVGGKMVNGYMDEEGIPADSITETYAALRFSINNWRWKGVPFYMRSGKALASKVSEIAVQFKRPPGILFSEGDKYNVAPNTMVIRIQPNEGVTLVMNSKIPGLETRTQPVKMSFGYATTFGSNTPEAYERLILDSMIGDSTLFIRGDETEASWRLMTPILEFWEKCGPNGLEDYVAGSWGPMAADRMLWEDKNTWRTSGS, from the coding sequence ATGTCATCCGATCAACGGCATCCATTTCTTCAAGGTCTCAGTAAGCACCGCGGGGCTCCGCCCACCGTGCTCGTAATTTTTGGCGCATCTGGCGATCTTACGAAACGCAAACTGGTCCCAGCGCTCTATAACTTGGCTGTCGATAACCTGCTGCCGGCGGAATTTAGCCTCATTGGTTTTGGCCGGAAGCCCATGCCCGATGAAGAATTCAAGGCGACTGCAGAGGAGGCGATCCAGACGTTTTCACGGCGACCTCTGAACGATGAGATTTGGGCCAAGATCAAAAAGAACACTGGCTACCATGCCGGAGGCTACGATGAGTTGGCAGCATTTGAGTCTCTAAAAGAACGCATTGATGGAATCCGGGAGCAGATGGGGCGTGAGATTCAGGTTGTTTTCTATATCTCAACGCCACCCACCGTCTTTGTTCCCATTATCCAGTGCCTTGGCAAGTCCGGCTTATCGCGCATTAACATCGACACTGATCTGGAGTCGAAGGTTGTAATCGAAAAGCCTTTTGGCCGCGATCTAGAATCAGCCCTTAACCTCAATCATGTCATTTCTGGCGAATTCAACGAAAGCCAAGTCTACCGGATCGATCACTATCTCGGTAAAGAGACTGTGCAGGACCTTCTTGTGCAGCGGTTTGCCAATGCCATCTTTGAGCCTATTTGGAACCGCGAGTATGTAAAATCGGTTCAGATAACCGTGGCGGAGTCGCTTCCAGTCGGCAGCCGCGGGGGGTATTATGACACCAGCGGGGCTCTGCGTGACATGATTCAAAATCACACCATGCAGCTGCTGGCGCTGACCGCTATGGAACCGCCCGTATCGCTTGATCCTGAATCCATCCGCGATGAGAAAGTGAAAGTGCTCAAAGCCATTCAGCCCCTCGATATGCGTGTGGATGGCGGCGATGTAGTCCGTGCGCGCTACAGCGAGGGCCTGGTGGGCGGGAAAATGGTCAATGGCTACATGGACGAAGAGGGTATCCCGGCCGATTCGATCACCGAGACCTATGCTGCGTTGCGCTTTTCGATCAATAACTGGCGTTGGAAGGGGGTGCCTTTTTACATGCGTTCCGGTAAAGCGCTGGCCTCGAAAGTCTCAGAGATCGCCGTTCAGTTTAAGCGCCCTCCAGGTATCCTCTTTTCTGAGGGGGATAAATATAATGTGGCACCCAATACCATGGTCATCCGCATTCAGCCCAATGAAGGTGTGACCTTGGTCATGAACTCCAAGATTCCCGGTCTGGAGACGCGCACACAGCCGGTTAAAATGAGTTTCGGCTACGCGACGACTTTTGGATCCAACACCCCTGAGGCCTACGAACGCTTGATCCTCGATTCAATGATCGGGGATTCGACCCTCTTTATCCGTGGTGACGAGACCGAAGCTTCGTGGCGACTCATGACTCCAATCTTGGAATTTTGGGAGAAATGTGGACCCAATGGCTTGGAAGACTACGTGGCAGGCTCCTGGGGACCGATGGCTGCGGATCGTATGCTTTGGGAAGACAAGAATACCTGGCGCACGTCGGGATCTTAA
- a CDS encoding YraN family protein — MRDLSLREVFGALRNRWVHRREQADRTERQKLGDRGERVAATYLIEKEGIRIIERNWRQGRLEIDLVGLDGDVLVFVEVRARHEDDRRGGYASIGAAKREVLLEAFRTYLSLQRQRSAHFRFDIVEIGHSSSIPERVAHYAGVQIFPRHFQ, encoded by the coding sequence ATGCGAGACCTGTCTTTGCGAGAAGTTTTTGGAGCCCTGAGAAACCGTTGGGTACACCGCCGTGAACAAGCTGATCGTACCGAGCGCCAAAAGCTGGGTGACCGAGGCGAGCGGGTTGCAGCAACCTACTTGATTGAGAAAGAGGGGATCCGAATCATCGAACGGAACTGGAGACAAGGCCGTCTGGAGATCGATCTTGTGGGTTTAGATGGGGATGTGTTGGTTTTTGTGGAAGTGCGTGCACGCCATGAGGACGATCGGCGCGGGGGCTATGCGAGCATTGGAGCAGCGAAACGTGAGGTGTTGCTCGAAGCATTCCGCACCTATCTCAGCCTACAGCGTCAAAGATCTGCCCATTTCCGTTTTGACATCGTCGAAATTGGGCACTCATCCTCGATCCCAGAGCGTGTTGCGCACTACGCTGGGGTTCAGATTTTTCCCCGGCATTTCCAATAA
- a CDS encoding sodium:solute symporter family protein produces MTSYTGWALLLLSTYAIWLVVLTVRSFRNPETSPDSFFLAGKNVGLGASILTFWATIISAAAIVGGAGFFYVHGIGNLYFALISYTILAVLANTVGRKLWNLSRAHPEIRSPIQLYLKNYRSPALELLFVGITLYCMVPYVAIQITGFARLLEGALGLPYLPTAAVGLGIIFLYSESGGIKNIIRTDVVQSLVTIVGCVGVAMAFLWTEWSFDLGAFLSDIDAAQSPSLLKTPGPQGFFTLPMLIGLAVMLSFGAISMTQNAQRFMMVKDESYLRVLMFVFPALGIITAVTAAILGLGGAVAFPGLESGDQVVGKVSASVPPILGAMATIGIIAATMSTADSILLSVGFVVSEQVYRRKTNIEPKKILQISRIFTLAVCLFAFIASIQPKFITLLVFSTFGGMLQLTPALLLGLYNKTPSKYIAAASVVAGFLILFLNTTEIYKASFLAPLPGYLTGFCVACAICAVDVLNTKNQ; encoded by the coding sequence ATGACTTCCTACACCGGCTGGGCCCTCCTGCTTCTATCCACTTATGCAATTTGGTTGGTGGTGCTCACGGTGCGTAGTTTTAGGAATCCAGAGACCAGTCCAGATTCTTTTTTCCTAGCGGGAAAGAACGTCGGACTCGGAGCATCCATCCTTACTTTTTGGGCAACGATCATCAGCGCTGCTGCCATCGTCGGCGGTGCCGGTTTCTTCTACGTTCACGGCATCGGCAATCTGTATTTTGCCCTGATCTCCTATACGATCCTAGCAGTGCTGGCCAATACCGTAGGACGGAAACTCTGGAATCTGTCGCGCGCGCATCCCGAGATCCGCTCGCCGATACAACTGTATCTCAAAAATTACCGATCCCCAGCGCTGGAGCTGCTTTTTGTGGGCATCACACTCTACTGTATGGTGCCCTACGTCGCAATCCAGATCACGGGCTTTGCGCGTCTGCTCGAGGGCGCCTTGGGACTGCCCTACTTACCCACCGCAGCCGTGGGGTTGGGGATCATATTCCTCTATTCGGAATCCGGTGGCATCAAAAACATCATTCGCACCGATGTCGTTCAATCTCTGGTAACTATCGTAGGCTGCGTGGGCGTTGCTATGGCATTTCTATGGACTGAATGGTCTTTCGACCTGGGTGCTTTCTTGAGCGATATCGATGCAGCACAATCGCCGTCACTCCTCAAAACACCGGGCCCTCAGGGTTTTTTCACGCTACCCATGCTCATCGGTTTGGCCGTGATGTTGTCATTTGGAGCTATCTCGATGACTCAAAACGCCCAGCGTTTTATGATGGTCAAAGACGAAAGCTACCTCCGTGTCTTGATGTTTGTGTTTCCAGCTTTGGGCATCATCACCGCGGTTACCGCAGCTATCCTTGGACTCGGTGGAGCCGTCGCCTTTCCCGGCTTAGAAAGTGGTGACCAAGTCGTCGGCAAAGTTTCGGCGAGTGTGCCTCCTATTCTCGGTGCAATGGCTACGATCGGGATTATTGCAGCTACCATGTCTACGGCCGACTCCATTCTCCTGAGTGTCGGCTTCGTCGTCAGCGAGCAAGTTTACCGGCGCAAAACAAATATAGAGCCCAAGAAAATTCTCCAAATCAGCCGAATCTTCACACTTGCTGTCTGCCTCTTCGCCTTCATTGCGAGCATCCAACCTAAATTCATTACCCTCCTCGTATTCAGCACCTTTGGCGGCATGCTTCAATTGACCCCAGCCTTGCTACTTGGCCTATACAACAAAACACCGAGTAAATATATCGCGGCAGCGAGTGTCGTTGCGGGATTTCTGATCTTATTCCTGAATACGACCGAAATATACAAAGCTTCGTTTCTGGCTCCTCTACCCGGTTATCTAACGGGATTCTGCGTTGCTTGTGCGATTTGCGCGGTGGATGTCCTAAATACAAAGAATCAATGA
- a CDS encoding TolC family protein, with the protein MIVANRSLLFPSKIFFATFLVIGAAFFPSGLSAYNIAIVRDGPSWYFDELNQIFESELTKLTETRTPPTFSKIPAEPYNIASIRAAVNEALNNEAYDAVYTCGVIATEIIQGIATERGSLDKLVIAGSLQLSEAAPGIISDSGTSEIDNYLPIVTPKRVSTDLERLKSIANETEIYLVIDQIYIEALSSRFESGREVFAEALELSIIPIAASSDLNATLASIPEKARAVYVSILDRFDDTYRTRLYEGLNERGILTMAMNGLEDVEKGALLGLAQFDYNQIARRAALNLYLALSGTPTTRLPVYLPTQDRLVLNMATADAIAWAPDYDTALSAEVINMGTSLNRKPLTIEDAMQRARLASASVEIARRSAEISEAGVNVTRSLLLPQISASGSASHQRIYGLPGGSDQNYTDTGAIGLELRQILFNEEVWSGLNIQRDLFSASKMDLLSSELDATSAAASAYLACLSAEALYEIERSNLNLTYDTVQLARIRVDIGASKASELFRWEQQLARGKALLIQRESARLNAVIQLNRILGLPQSSEWDFEEITIGDREFYFLNDTLGPLLKNAVDFRSFISFTASQAIENSPELAAFDLQLQAQGIQLRSLKRDFYLPEISMSGGFSRNYLENAQTDWSGQNQASIGVQVSIPLFEGGGRFSEIRQQRATIARLEAQRLATVQSLEEAVLSANNGIRAGHPNICLNRQALTAAQANYDAINEQYAQGDASFLDLLDAQQALLSQQQTLNTATFDYLNSIYALQRSIAWFEHEKTPAERAAWINDFQNFRNSQP; encoded by the coding sequence GTGATCGTCGCAAACAGGTCTCTCCTTTTTCCCTCAAAGATATTCTTTGCCACTTTCCTTGTCATAGGGGCCGCTTTTTTTCCATCCGGACTGAGCGCCTATAACATCGCGATCGTGCGGGATGGACCTTCGTGGTACTTTGATGAGCTGAATCAGATCTTTGAATCTGAGCTCACCAAGTTAACCGAGACACGGACGCCGCCAACTTTCTCTAAAATTCCAGCTGAACCCTACAATATCGCTTCAATCCGGGCCGCAGTAAATGAGGCACTAAACAATGAGGCGTACGACGCAGTTTATACCTGTGGTGTGATTGCGACAGAGATCATTCAAGGGATTGCGACTGAACGCGGCAGCCTGGACAAACTGGTGATCGCGGGCTCGCTACAACTGAGCGAAGCTGCACCGGGCATTATTTCAGATAGCGGCACGTCAGAGATAGACAATTATTTGCCCATCGTTACGCCCAAACGTGTCTCTACCGATCTAGAACGCCTGAAAAGCATTGCCAATGAAACTGAGATTTATCTCGTCATCGATCAGATCTATATCGAGGCACTCTCATCAAGATTTGAATCCGGACGCGAAGTCTTTGCCGAAGCTCTTGAGCTCTCGATCATCCCCATTGCTGCTAGCTCCGACTTGAACGCGACGTTGGCAAGCATCCCGGAAAAAGCCCGAGCCGTCTATGTTTCAATTCTTGATCGTTTCGACGACACATACCGAACCCGGCTCTATGAGGGCCTTAACGAAAGAGGCATCCTCACCATGGCGATGAATGGACTTGAAGATGTCGAAAAGGGAGCACTCCTCGGCCTAGCTCAATTTGACTACAACCAAATTGCCCGACGTGCCGCACTCAACCTTTATCTTGCGCTGAGTGGCACGCCCACAACCCGGCTCCCCGTATACCTTCCCACCCAGGATAGACTGGTGCTCAATATGGCTACTGCTGACGCCATCGCTTGGGCCCCAGACTATGATACTGCACTTTCGGCCGAGGTGATCAATATGGGCACATCGCTCAACAGAAAGCCGCTCACGATCGAGGACGCGATGCAGCGAGCACGCCTGGCTAGCGCCAGTGTCGAAATCGCACGGCGCAGCGCAGAGATATCCGAAGCGGGTGTCAATGTGACGCGCAGTCTCCTGCTCCCCCAGATCAGCGCCAGCGGATCAGCAAGTCATCAACGTATTTATGGCCTTCCAGGAGGAAGCGATCAAAACTACACGGATACAGGGGCCATCGGCCTAGAACTCAGACAAATATTATTCAATGAAGAGGTGTGGAGCGGCCTGAATATTCAGCGCGATCTATTCTCTGCGTCAAAGATGGATCTGTTGTCGTCTGAACTCGATGCTACCAGTGCTGCTGCCAGTGCATATCTAGCCTGCCTCTCCGCCGAGGCCCTCTACGAAATCGAGCGGAGCAACCTGAATCTCACCTATGACACGGTCCAGCTTGCCCGAATTCGCGTGGACATCGGCGCTTCCAAAGCCTCAGAACTCTTTCGTTGGGAGCAACAGCTTGCACGTGGCAAAGCTCTTTTGATCCAACGCGAATCGGCACGGCTCAACGCTGTCATTCAGCTCAATCGCATCCTTGGATTACCCCAAAGCTCCGAGTGGGACTTTGAGGAGATTACCATCGGCGACAGGGAGTTTTATTTTCTCAATGACACGCTTGGCCCTCTGCTCAAAAACGCTGTGGATTTCCGAAGCTTTATTAGCTTCACCGCGAGCCAAGCGATCGAAAACTCTCCCGAACTGGCCGCTTTTGACCTACAGCTCCAAGCCCAGGGGATTCAACTGCGTTCACTGAAACGTGATTTTTATCTTCCTGAAATCTCGATGAGTGGCGGATTCAGCCGAAACTACCTCGAAAATGCACAGACCGACTGGAGCGGACAGAACCAGGCGAGTATCGGAGTCCAAGTCTCCATTCCCCTATTCGAAGGCGGCGGTCGCTTCAGCGAAATTCGACAACAACGTGCGACCATCGCACGGCTCGAGGCGCAAAGATTAGCCACGGTTCAAAGCTTAGAAGAAGCGGTCCTTTCCGCGAACAATGGTATCCGAGCGGGACACCCGAATATTTGCCTCAACCGCCAAGCGCTGACTGCAGCCCAGGCCAACTACGATGCGATCAACGAACAATACGCACAAGGCGATGCCTCCTTCCTCGATCTTCTCGACGCACAACAAGCTCTTCTCTCGCAGCAACAGACATTGAACACGGCAACCTTCGATTACCTTAACTCGATTTATGCCCTTCAGCGTTCCATAGCCTGGTTTGAGCATGAAAAGACACCGGCCGAGCGCGCAGCTTGGATCAACGATTTCCAAAACTTCAGAAATTCACAACCCTAA
- a CDS encoding efflux RND transporter periplasmic adaptor subunit, giving the protein MRLASYSFIALVAILTGCSEPEVVESRPRPVVSMIVEQPIDQSSRSFSGLVSAGDATNLAFEVSGRIESIGVGLGETAQAGDILASVDKTDYQVRVADAEAALAQAESELLRTQKLFETGNASQSQLDSAIRGATSARASFELAERQLKNTDLRMPFDGIVSSVELETQELATTGQTVMRIQKQGSFEFHFGVPTDLVNALKVGQELKVLVNDGASEPLSATILRIAPGSNTDTTYTVESGIQNSPETLREGMVGEVTVETKGRQSEPYFSLPLAAIIGGGTSSQPSVWLLKPDDSGNATVHNAEVSTGFLLSDGYIAVTSGLTPGDILVTRGVNEIKEGMVVRYAQ; this is encoded by the coding sequence ATGCGATTAGCTAGCTACTCTTTCATCGCCCTCGTGGCCATCCTTACCGGGTGCTCTGAACCCGAAGTGGTGGAAAGCCGCCCCCGCCCTGTCGTATCCATGATAGTCGAGCAACCCATAGACCAAAGCAGCCGCAGCTTCTCTGGACTAGTTTCCGCAGGAGATGCTACCAATCTCGCGTTTGAAGTTTCCGGACGGATCGAATCCATCGGCGTCGGACTAGGTGAAACTGCTCAAGCAGGCGATATTTTGGCCTCAGTGGATAAAACCGACTACCAGGTGCGGGTAGCCGATGCCGAAGCGGCTCTAGCTCAAGCCGAAAGCGAGTTACTCCGCACACAAAAACTCTTCGAGACGGGCAACGCGAGTCAAAGCCAGCTTGATAGCGCCATTCGCGGTGCCACCTCCGCACGGGCTTCCTTCGAACTGGCCGAACGCCAATTGAAAAACACCGACCTTCGTATGCCCTTTGATGGTATCGTGAGTAGTGTCGAGCTTGAAACTCAAGAGTTAGCCACCACCGGTCAGACCGTGATGCGGATTCAGAAGCAAGGGTCCTTTGAGTTTCATTTCGGAGTGCCGACCGATCTGGTAAACGCGCTTAAAGTGGGACAAGAGCTCAAGGTCTTGGTAAACGATGGGGCTTCGGAACCCCTGAGCGCCACGATCCTTCGTATCGCCCCAGGAAGTAATACGGATACCACATACACCGTCGAATCTGGGATCCAAAACAGCCCGGAAACCCTGCGCGAAGGCATGGTTGGTGAAGTTACTGTGGAAACAAAAGGCAGGCAGTCTGAGCCCTATTTTTCGTTACCGTTGGCAGCTATCATCGGCGGAGGCACCAGCTCTCAGCCTTCAGTTTGGCTTCTTAAGCCTGACGACAGCGGCAACGCCACGGTACACAATGCGGAAGTCAGCACCGGATTCTTGCTCAGTGACGGCTATATTGCTGTGACATCCGGATTAACTCCTGGGGATATCCTCGTCACCCGAGGCGTCAATGAGATCAAAGAAGGCATGGTAGTCCGCTACGCCCAGTAA